The DNA region attcgtgttctcaagtgccacagtgagacacgaaccccgtaggctgatttcctccaacatctggggtaaactcctctttccctctgatcttgtgaaagagatcaccgacaaggccgccactgagaacaggaaccttctcaacaagtggggcatgtcgaagaagaggaaatcctctcaggacgatggccctcaacctaagaggaaatcctccaagccaaaaccccagcaacgtcaacagagacggcagtttccgggacccgctactccccaagtggctgctcagccacagcagacctttcaactggtcacccaaccggttttgtcccagtcaccggttttcacccctgcctttgagcaacagacgactacctttcgtcccaaaggtagaggctcaaacagaggtgcaggcagagacgcatctcgccgtccctccagaggcagaggaggaaggggagctagcggccgaggcagtaaaccctcgggacaccagaagcaatgaagtgcttccggtgggaggaagcctccgccaattccaggatcgttggaccttcgattcctgggcacacagcatcgtcaagaagggtctaggctggagttggactcaaccacccccaaccttccagcaattcttccaacgatcaaccccccttctggaagaatatgtcctagatctcttgaacaagaaggtgataaggagggtaaagtcaaccaggttccaagggagactgttttgcgtccccaagaaggactccgacaagctcagagtcattctcgacttatcccccctcaacaagttcatagcgaacaacaagtttaagatgctgactcttcaacagataaggacccttctgcctcgaggttcttacacggtctccatagacctggcggatgcctactggcacattccaatgaaccaccacgcttcctcctacctaggatttcgactccaaaggaaaagctacgccttcagggccatgccctttggcctcaacgtgacccctcggatcttcacaaagctggcggacgccatagtacaacagctccgcctccaagacgtccaggtgatggcctacctcgacgactggctagtctgggctccatcggccgaggattgtttaagatcctgcagcaaagtcacccagttcctagaacacctgggattcaagataaacgcgaagaaatctcgcctctctccagctcagaagttccaatggttaggaatccagtggaaccttcagtcacaccgcctttccattccccagaagaaaaggaaggaaatagcagggtctgtcaagcgactgctgaaatccaaacggatctcaagacgtcagcaggaacgagttctaggctctctacagttcgcctcggtgacaaacccagtgcttcgggcacagctaaaggatgccgcgggagtctggagacgttctgcatccatcgctcgaagagacctcaagagacggctcccaaacagacttcggcttctcctcaagccgtggtcggaagcaacggccctgaaaaggtccatccctcttcagcacccacctccatcactcaacatccacacggacgcttcgctgtagggttggggaggtcactcccaccaaaaacaggctcaaggcacacggtctcccctattcaagacgtttcacatcaacatcttggaggccatggcggtccttctaacactgaagaaactctccccgccttcctcgatccatattcgtctaaccctagacaactcggtggtagttcgatgtctcaatcgccaaggctcaagatcgccccagataaatcaggtgcttctgacaatcttccgtctggcagagaagaagaagtggcacctgtctgcagttcacctacaaggattccgcaacgtgacagcggactctctatcccggacaagcccgatagagtcggaatggtctctagacgcaagatcattctccttcatctctcaccaagtcccagaacttcagatcgatctcttcgcaacgagcgacaacaatcaacttcctcgatatgtggccccgtacgaggaccccaaggcagaggcagtggacgccatgtccctggactggaacagatggtccaagatctacctgtcccctcccaccaaccttctgctgaaagtcctctccaagctgagaaccttcaaagggacagcggccctagtggctcccaagtggccccggagcaattggtaccccctggtcctggagctgcagcccacgctgatccctctcccgggcccagttctctcccagcaagtacagaagtcgactgtcttcgcttcatcatcgaaaatcaaggaccttcatctcatgattttctctccctagccgcgaagaaaaggtttgggatctcgaagaaaagtctagacttcctcgaggaatacaagaccgatccacaagacggcaatacgaatcatcctggagaaaatgggtctcattcgtcaaggcaaaaaatcctacggaaatcaccattgatttttgcatgtccttctttattcaccttcatggacagggcttggcagccaacacgatttctacttgcaaatcggccttgactagacccctgatgtatgccttccagattgatctgtccaacgacatcatcaataaactgccgaaagcatgcgctcgtctacgcccagaacccccaccaaaaccgatctcctggtctctggacaaggtgctccattttgcctccaacttagacaatgattcatgccctctcaaggatctgactcaaaaagttatatttctttttgctcttgcctcaggagcctgactcagcgaaatagtggcattatcaagggaagagggtcatatcctgtttactgactcaggagaccttaccctcttcccggatccgacgtttctcgcaaaaaacgaattacccaccaaaagatggggcccttggagaatatgccccctgaaagaagatgcctctctatgtccagtagagagcctcaaggtctatcttcgcagaacttcggactttggtggaggccaactcttcaaaggagaaacatcgggcagcgacctgtcactgaaacaactaagagcgaaaatcacctacttcattcgcagagcggatcctgacagtacacccgccggtcacgatcctagaaaagttgcatcgtctctgaatttctttcagagtatggatttcgaaagccttaagagtttcacaggctggaaatcttcgcgcgttttcttcaaactttatgcgaaacaagtgcacgaactcaaacattttgtggtagccgcaagtagtgtgatgaaacctgcacctaactctgcatagaacagtgagttacttgggactctaactctacgggtgcctatgttgacccttgagtgatacgtagtgatttcaaaacacttagtgttttttcatatactgttcttatcccaggtgaaatgtcatagtcgtcacaagagtgccgcatgcctagagcatgatgtgttttaattttaaagactgacgttcctctggaacgggtgcctactaataattttgaaattctctttcagattcaagagcacgtctttcattactatgtacattataatttgttgtaaattacttttacatatttattgcattccattaatatattctgcaattgtgaaataaaatttctattttattacttgtgcgtctcaatccgctcctacttatactatgaaatacacgtctgtcatagttttattatccctttcctctatggttgatgaagattactaaggtttcaacccttattatatactcacctgtgcaatgtaatattcctactcgaatacttacttacttcatatcttagagaccagacaattctccattaacatacagtgcctaaccaccacttgtctgcccttgagaatgttcctatatgaatgccaaccattcagtcttgtctccaagttcctcaggttctcccagcaaggtgagtagcccttcgatgaccactttgatcttcggcatggcccgtggggacttcactgctaagggggcaggaagttctctttcctacggttcttctattaagattactgtgctaacctgttcaaagccctcggcacttacactaaaaggggaaaatctaccacgatacattgattctctggtattctttcatcaggacgccatggcttgagcacaaaaaacgggttttgagcgaagcgaaaaatctatttttgggtgagatagccatggcgtcctgatggaccctccctgctacttcgtccagtttttcaggtcccaccctgctctgctgtatcatggtgatcggcaagcaactggcttcaggatgaagacggacatgacgtcatttagcaatggcgcccgtttgtttacgtctcgagtaccaaaagtagccacgaacgagattagctgtggaacggctccccagctattctccgcccctacacatcgaagtgttaactctgtttggggtgtagatagctatgtggcgcgttaatacatgcgtcccctgttgatatacgatgtcttaaagggaaacctttaggatactcgctccagaagttagaattctgtgataacctgtggttaaattctctgggaatatttagtagttatatacccaaggaagctaccaaaaaggaaccttccatcaggacgccatggctatctcacccaaaaatagatttttcgcttcactcaaaatccgttatatatatatatatatatatatatatatatatatatatatatatatatatatatatatatatatgtgtgtgtgtgtgtgtgtgtgtgtgtgttactcaaaatgtggataattgccaaatatgtacattttgcaattaattttgcctattgtgtacaatttgcagcgcttggtgccgaTTGTGCACAATAGGCAAAATTGATTGCAAAATATACACATTTGGCAGTTTTTCTACTTTTTGCAAGGACATTTTGCCAAATGTTAACATGATTTTGCAACAGTATTTTGCCAAATgttaacagattttttttgttCCAGTGCATGTCGGACTTCAAAAAGCAGTTTGAGCAGAAGATTCGATATTCTCAGACTATGATTAATATGAAACACCTCTGAAACACAGCTGAAATAGTTCAGTTGGGCAAGGAGGAGGGCAGTTAAACCCTCATCTTCCCTGTTACTACAGAGGCCTGTCCTACCAACCTAAGCTCGTCACTGGTCAGCCGCGCTACCCACAAAGCCAAGGTGCAGTTGAAATATTGAATGGAGTCATGCAAGATGAAATTAAAATTTGGATGCACGAAAACAAGTTCAGCAGCGTTGGGGTCCACTTTGTCCTGTGGCAAATAAACATTTCGGAACATGAAACCATAAAAACAAGTCCGTTTAAAGTCATGTTCGGGATCAAACCCAAGATAGGCCTAGCAACCACTGTTATTCCACCTAATATGCTCGGCAATATAAGAACTGAAGAATATTTAGACACTATCCTCCAAAATGAAGCCGAAGGGGCGGCTGATGAagaggaacaagaaggagaggaggaacaggaaggagaagaggaacgagatggagaagaggcgcTATTCGCTGAAGCTCGGCAACTGGCTGCAGCCGGCCAAGAAAAAACCGCTCTTAGAATGACAAGGAGAGAGAAACACCTCTTAAATGCCTTACAAGTGGGTGACAACGCGACGCTGAAAGTTCCCGAGTTTGATCGCGGGCCGAGTGACAGCAGGAACCTCTTGTTTGTATTACTGCAGAGAGACGAGGACCTGTACCAGGTAGGCTGCAGAGAAGGACGCATAACCACCCTGTACACGGCAGCTGACGTGGACCCCGTTAAGGAGAACCTCCTCACCCCAGATGAGGTTCCCGACGTTGAAATGGCTTTGAGAACTGCTGTAACCAGGTACACAGGAGGCCAAGGGTATGTGAAGTGTGCCTGTAAAACAAATTGCACAACTTCCTGATGCTCCTGCACAAATAAACTGTTAAAATGTAACTCTAGTTGCCACCCTGGTCGTTCTTGTAGCAATATTTAAGTGTTCAAGTAGTGTCAATCCCTTTTAGTTTGAACAATAAACACTAATAAATGCTAATTTTAGTTTGAACAATAAACACTAATAAATACTAATTTTAGTTTGAACAATAAACACTAATAAATACTAATTTTAGTTTGAACAATAGATACTAATTCTCTTTGACTCTTGTTTCAttctgcctattgtgtacaatcggCAAAATgccgttccttttttttttttaaatggcaaaaTTTTGCCATATGTGAATAATTATCTACATTTGGCAAGCACAATTTCCAAATGTGTACATTTGGCAACTTTctcgcaaaatgtacacatttggcaattatccacattttgcgtaacacacacacacacacacacacacatatatatatatatatatatatatatatgaatagatttatatatacacacacacacacacacatatatatatatatatatatatatatatatataattatatatatactgtatatatatatatatatatatatatatatatatatatgatatgatatatatatatatatatatatatatgatattgtatatatacacacatactgtatatatgtatatatatatatatatatatatatatatatatatatatatatatatatatatatatatatcaatatatatacatatatatatatatatatatatatatatatgtatgtatatatgtatatatatgtttatatatatatatatatatatatatatatatatatatatatatatgtgtgtgtgtgtgtgtgtgtatgtatatatacatatatatatatatatatatatatatatatatatgtgtgtgtgtgtgtgtaaatatgtatattatatatatatatatatatatatatatatatatatatatatatatatatatatatatatatatatatatatatacagtatatatgtatatatatatatatatatatatatatatatatatatatatatatatatatatatatatatatttatatgaatatatcatatatatatatatatatatatatatatatatatatatatatatttatatatatatatatatatatatatatatatatatatatatatataggaataaaatagtcaatgctgctatcatcatctttattcgggagctttcgacataacttatgtcatcttcagcctatctgcaattatcatatgtaaaattaataaaattaataaaatcatcctaagtacatatttaggaagatacactttcatgaattgatcaactagttctaaaatcaaccaatcaaggaacataaaaccttaaaaaaaacttattacacacaactatataaaagacttaataactaatataactagtcacccgcaggagatgacataagttatgtcgaaagctcccgaataaagatgatgatagcagcattgactatttttattcctacttaaattgcgattcctaagaggaacccatctatcaactatatatatatatatatataaatatatgtatatatatatatatatatatatatatatatatatatatatatatatatatatatatatatatgtatatatatatatatatatatatatatatatatatatatttatatatatatatatatatgtatatatattatatatatataatatatataatatatatatatatatatatatatatatatatatacacataaacatatgtatatacatacaaatatatatatatatatatatatatatatatatatatatatatatatatatctatatatatatatatatatatatatatatatatatatatatatatatgtgtgtgtgtgtgtgtgtgtatgtgtgtgtgtgtgtgtgtgtgtgtgtgtgtgtagatattacgaaagctgacacgtgacgaatataaaatgtattatagccatgaaaggaaaaaggaaaaagacttgattggagttagtactttcatccactcaggacattatcaaactcagcaatgagaatacatatgttgttgttgttgttgttggagtattatagccaacacttgttgttggcacaggcctttcccttggttggcccgtaggtaatcTGTAAAATTATAAGGTGAttacattaatggaaatttgaaaggtttttagtcgtagaaaaagatgtggacaaggtaaggatgatggtggtagtagtagagggccatcatttctcagatagtggtagtttgaaaattgggggtgtaaggcctttgaaaggtAGAGAAAAGGATGCatgtggggttgtccaaccctttactccctaaggtccctgcggagagatttttagtggtagattagttgagacgGTACAGAAGATGATGTgtatagagccttacaatgaggggatgagatggtgcaaaTGAAAAGAtgaggtctttaccttggtggaggtagtattgaaagcaactgagtgtgtgtctatgctttcgacaattgcctttgccagtgCGGCCTCTTCTTTCacggcctgtggtgagttggtgtcaacaagtagatcacctcgtagctgtgctgtttctctgcttTCTAGTAAATAGTGCATGAGGGcttgttgtggtgtgacatcacagtgcTCACATGGTCTCTGGATGTTATCTGGGATTTCCCAGTTTGCTTTatatcccagccggagtctgtgtatacatacagcctgtttccttgagGTATATCTGCctatgggtggaggttctagctccgtggcccatttgtaccatgtggcagagggagagccattctctatcctcatgtgtAGTTCCTTAATCAGGTTGTCCTTGATCTGtgtcttaatttttcttttaatttgttgcAGTGCAAGCTGTATTGGCACctgtacattatgtatgtatctggtgcttttggctaactcatcagccttttcattccctggtatccctatgtgactggggatccagtttagtgttactagtctgttcctttcattatgctgatatAAGAGAGTTTTAATATCAgctatcagggacttgttttctttgtttttgtcctgttgtagggcttgcattgaggatcgtgaatcagtatgaatgactactggtccctcctcattttcaatagagtactttaatacttgttgtattgcaacaagttccgtctgcagggtggagacattattaaATGTTCTCCAGAAAGCTGtaaaattgcaggagtgaactgcagctcctgctgtttgggttccaggatctactgtaccatctgtatagtagatctgtgcccctattgtctctacagagtgtatagctgcttctgctgcgtttctaagttcctctGTTGTGCaattttcttttgcccttgggagcttggtatagttgaatttagcaacttgctttctccatggtggaatgtgtagtataccctgtgctgtgtcagggttttGCTGTAGGATTatttctgttaggccaagtctcttaatgttgttgctgtggtctttgccataagaacttggggtttgcacttcaggatgttttgatagttcctctcttactctccttttggtgattgagtttctgtctgacaggaacatctttgcaactatgcttgcatttcttagtgcaattctgtcctcaagggatggtagtccagtttccaaccttaggttgcacagtcttgtccacattagggctcctaacatgagcctcatggcattgttttgaatcacttctatTGTGCTTTTTCGTAAATCCGTTAGCCCTAAGAGTGTTGGGGAGGCATATTCCACTAGTGATCTGGAGCAGGATAGATAATATTTCTTTAggacatgctcatttgctccatcattgagactgcacatatatctcattgctgcatttctggcatttgttctttccttgggATATTTTATCTCatccttgaaagtgagctgtttgtcaaTTATTACTCCCAGTtatagaatacatatacaaagacatcgtatttatacaggagaaggggatccaacagctatcagtttctaaataattccggagaagtcagatttttgataaaaggataaaactggattaacagaaaacagacctgggcttagattcaaatttctaccttgagtacaggagattaaaaacgattcaacaatattcctttggaaatagtcatttacatggattactttttccgcctctgaccaaccaattctgtgacttgaccctaaccagtgggaggccaggaCATTATCAagggaacccctggagacggccacctgatgctgttttaatctgactggtaaactttttgatgtttgaccgacataaaataggttacactctgaacaaggaatgcgatatattatattattatcatttccagaactattcttaattaacatgtttttttaatgtacaattatatttaaacactacagcaatgtctagttttttcaaaaggggtataacatctaaaaaacaaacatgaaatggcaaacaaagcatattattaattgtttccttcctctctaattggacactataaaatgtttttttagccttattcataaatttttctaagaaatatttgggataacaaagatctgttgcaattttttctatattagtgaactcgtcctcaatgtaatctaggctacaaattctcaatgccctaaggtacatggaggaaaaaactgaatgcctaatatttttagagtgaccggaataAAAATgtgcatatgaaaaattatttgtaggctttctatatatggaaaacttaaatttatctgtttctctaactattaaaacgtctaaaaatgggatacggttattttcttaattttctatagtgaattttattgatggtactaatgaattaatgattgaaacagaaccctcaagattaaaattttcttctaaaatacctagcacatcatcaacatatcgataccacacaatttagGAAGACCACACtggaggaattaatctagattaaaaaaattccatatatatgttggataaaagtggggacaaaggattacccatagccataccaaaaacttgttcatagaaatctccattaaaactaaatttacactttttaatgcacaaacaaatgagttcaataatggtatgggttgataaaggtaaatcataagcatctaaaatacccgacaggaaatacaataaatcatcaaccggcactttggtgaacaatgaagttacatcaaaacttactaatctatgtctagacgtaaggttaactttttgtaatttttcgcaaagatcaacagaattttttatatgagaggttgaaatagatcctaagatcggggaaagtaatttgactaaatatttggataatttatagttaatagaacctttAGCACTGACAATAATGCCCTgccctcccactggttagggtcaaatcacagaattggttggtcagaggcggaaaaaataatccatgtaaatgactatttccaaaggaatattgttgaatcatttttaatctcctatactcaaggtagaaatttgaatctaagcccaggtctgttttccgttaatccagttttatccttttatctaaaatctgacttctccggaattattaagaaactgacagctgttggatccccttctcctgtataaatacaatgtctttcTATATGtgttctcattgctgagtttgataatgtcctgattggatgaaagtactaactccaatcaggtctttttcattttccctttcgtggctataatatatatatatatatatatatatatatatatatatatatatatatatatatatatatatatatatatatatatatatagataggtagatagatagatagatagataattggaTGAGCAACTTTGTTGAGTAACAAAATTTTAGGTACTGATGAAATACCCTTCTAATTCTCGATGAAATCACTTGCAGgaaggtgatggattgggtttaaggcgattgaTAAGTTGTCTTTTTGGCTTCTATTCCTAATGCCTTGCAGATGATCTTGCTGGAGTCGGTATGGACTGACAGGaatcacttgctttagttagataagcactgcaccACAATGAActtgctattctttgatgaatctagccaatgaatcctttatggattagGATAT from Palaemon carinicauda isolate YSFRI2023 chromosome 35, ASM3689809v2, whole genome shotgun sequence includes:
- the LOC137627247 gene encoding uncharacterized protein → MQDEIKIWMHENKFSSVGVHFVLWQINISEHETIKTSPFKVMFGIKPKIGLATTVIPPNMLGNIRTEEYLDTILQNEAEGAADEEEQEGEEEQEGEEERDGEEALFAEARQLAAAGQEKTALRMTRREKHLLNALQVGDNATLKVPEFDRGPSDSRNLLFVLLQRDEDLYQVGCREGRITTLYTAADVDPVKENLLTPDEVPDVEMALRTAVTRYTGGQGYVKCACKTNCTTS